One window of the Granulicella arctica genome contains the following:
- a CDS encoding UPF0182 family membrane protein, with the protein MPNYIDSPDYLNPGRPNRGRRLLVVAVILFALWIVIRIALAGWVDLLWFESLGYGAAFWKTFVIESSVFLFSSIITFLILYGAFFIIRRSHQADLPTAHAIIIGGQSVNLSVAPALRIISLVVSIAIALLTGLTMMAQWPTLALFWYAPHAAGAVTDPVFSRPLNFFLFTLPAWRLVNTWLLTLAIATCAVALLFLLITSGSRSLGAKRLSLAPSPWRGLSLTGAFFLLVLAMIVFVERFELLLDHHTLFDGVDYTGAHIMTGGLLVVAIALILGAIIAAVNAARSSRASWIVAAPLPAVLSYAVLTIVSWYVASFIVKPNQLVREEPYIAHNIQMTRQAYGLDKFSQSEFPAEATIQAADASHNQPTLRNIRLWDWRALQDTLRQVQEIRTYYDFPDIDIDRYMLDGNLRQVMLAVRELNVTKLPVSSRNWINEKLIYTHGYGITMNPVNGFTPEGLPNLLLSNMPVQSTVPGLKVTRPELYFGELTDTDVYVKTRQQEFDYPQGQANNVTSYQGTGGIAIGSFLRRIILAFDRGDLGTLPFSDDVTPDSRLLMHRNIRDRVARLAPFLTFDQDPYMVVGDDGRLSWIIDAFTTSDTYPYSTHYALGDTSVNYMRNSVKVVVDAYNGSTTFYVFDTTDPVIAAYRRIYPTLFTDASHLPEDLRRHVRYPEALFKLQSEVYGLYHMTRPEVFFNREDLWTVATETTSDANGQQSVQPMQPNYVLMKLPGGTAEEFVQILPFTPANRNNLIGWIAGRSDGAAYGTTAVYNFPKTRLIDGPQQVEARIDQNAQLSGQLTLWNQQGSHVLRGNLLVIPTGRALLYAEPIYLQAQQSPMPELRLVVLALQDKLAYGTTFQAALSSLFGGDVSSLTATEPQQKPQASAGTSATTPQQTDQPTSNFNALVAEATRNFDDYQRLTAAGKLAEAGQKLEALKSDLVKLNATSH; encoded by the coding sequence TTGCCAAACTACATTGACTCGCCGGACTATCTGAACCCAGGTCGCCCCAATCGTGGGCGCCGTCTGCTGGTCGTAGCCGTTATCCTCTTCGCCCTTTGGATCGTCATCCGCATCGCACTCGCCGGCTGGGTCGATCTTCTCTGGTTCGAGTCGCTGGGCTACGGCGCAGCCTTCTGGAAGACCTTCGTCATCGAGTCCTCCGTCTTCCTGTTCTCCTCGATCATCACCTTCCTCATTCTGTATGGCGCCTTCTTCATCATCCGCCGCTCTCACCAGGCAGATCTCCCCACCGCCCACGCGATCATCATCGGCGGCCAGAGCGTCAACCTCTCCGTTGCTCCTGCCCTGCGCATCATCTCGCTCGTCGTCTCCATCGCCATCGCCCTGCTCACCGGCCTGACGATGATGGCCCAATGGCCCACGCTCGCTCTCTTCTGGTACGCTCCACACGCAGCAGGCGCAGTCACCGACCCCGTCTTCTCCCGCCCGCTCAACTTCTTCCTCTTCACCCTTCCAGCGTGGAGACTCGTCAACACCTGGCTGCTCACCCTGGCCATCGCTACCTGCGCCGTTGCGCTGCTCTTCCTGCTCATCACCAGCGGCTCCCGATCCCTCGGTGCGAAACGCCTCAGCCTGGCACCCTCGCCATGGCGCGGCCTCTCCCTTACGGGTGCTTTCTTTCTCCTTGTACTCGCCATGATCGTCTTCGTGGAGCGCTTCGAACTCCTTCTCGATCACCACACCCTCTTCGACGGAGTCGACTACACCGGCGCCCACATCATGACCGGCGGCCTTCTCGTCGTCGCCATCGCCCTCATCCTTGGGGCAATCATCGCTGCCGTCAACGCCGCACGAAGCTCCCGCGCCTCATGGATCGTAGCCGCCCCTCTTCCCGCCGTCCTCTCCTATGCTGTCCTCACCATCGTCAGTTGGTACGTTGCCAGCTTCATCGTCAAGCCCAATCAGCTTGTCCGCGAAGAGCCGTACATCGCCCACAACATCCAGATGACCCGTCAGGCCTACGGTCTTGATAAATTCTCACAGAGTGAGTTCCCTGCTGAAGCCACCATCCAGGCCGCCGACGCAAGCCACAATCAGCCCACGCTCCGGAACATCCGCCTCTGGGATTGGCGCGCCTTGCAGGACACTCTCCGGCAGGTTCAGGAGATCCGCACCTACTACGACTTTCCCGACATCGACATCGACCGCTACATGCTGGATGGAAACCTTCGTCAGGTCATGCTTGCCGTCCGCGAACTCAACGTCACGAAGCTGCCCGTAAGCAGCCGTAACTGGATCAACGAAAAGCTGATCTACACCCACGGCTACGGCATCACCATGAATCCCGTCAACGGCTTCACGCCCGAAGGTCTACCCAATCTCCTCCTCAGCAACATGCCCGTGCAGAGCACAGTGCCCGGCCTCAAGGTAACGCGACCCGAACTCTACTTCGGCGAACTCACCGACACTGACGTCTATGTCAAGACCCGCCAGCAGGAGTTTGATTACCCCCAGGGGCAGGCAAACAATGTCACCTCCTATCAGGGCACCGGTGGCATCGCCATCGGCAGCTTCCTGCGCCGCATCATCCTTGCCTTCGACCGCGGCGATCTCGGCACCCTTCCCTTCTCCGACGACGTCACCCCCGATAGCCGCCTCCTCATGCACCGGAACATTCGCGACCGCGTCGCCCGCCTCGCGCCCTTTCTCACCTTCGATCAGGATCCCTACATGGTCGTTGGAGACGACGGCCGTCTCTCATGGATCATCGACGCCTTCACCACCTCCGACACCTATCCCTACTCCACCCACTACGCGCTCGGCGATACCTCCGTCAACTACATGCGCAACAGCGTCAAGGTCGTCGTCGACGCCTACAACGGCTCCACGACCTTCTACGTCTTTGACACGACCGATCCCGTCATAGCCGCCTACCGCCGTATCTACCCCACCCTCTTCACCGATGCCTCGCATCTGCCCGAAGACCTCCGCCGCCATGTCCGTTACCCCGAAGCCCTCTTCAAGCTCCAGTCAGAGGTCTACGGCCTCTACCATATGACCCGTCCAGAGGTCTTCTTCAATCGCGAGGATCTCTGGACCGTCGCCACGGAAACCACCAGCGACGCCAACGGCCAGCAGTCCGTCCAGCCCATGCAACCCAACTATGTCCTCATGAAGCTGCCCGGCGGCACAGCCGAGGAGTTCGTTCAGATCCTTCCGTTTACCCCGGCCAACCGCAACAATCTCATAGGCTGGATCGCGGGCCGCTCCGACGGCGCAGCCTACGGAACCACAGCCGTCTATAACTTTCCAAAGACGCGCCTCATCGACGGGCCGCAACAGGTAGAAGCACGCATCGACCAAAACGCCCAGCTCTCCGGCCAGCTTACCTTGTGGAACCAGCAGGGCTCCCATGTTCTACGCGGCAACCTGTTGGTCATCCCCACCGGTCGCGCACTGCTCTACGCCGAGCCCATCTATCTCCAGGCCCAGCAAAGTCCCATGCCCGAACTCCGGCTCGTTGTCCTTGCCCTTCAGGATAAGCTCGCCTACGGCACCACCTTTCAGGCCGCCCTCTCTTCTCTCTTCGGTGGCGATGTCTCGTCGCTAACGGCAACCGAGCCACAGCAAAAGCCGCAGGCCTCGGCAGGCACCTCCGCCACTACCCCGCAGCAGACAGACCAGCCCACGTCGAACTTCAACGCTCTCGTCGCCGAAGCAACCAGAAACTTTGACGACTACCAGCGCCTCACCGCCGCTGGCAAGCTGGCCGAAGCCGGTCAAAAGCTCGAGGCCCTCAAGTCCGACCTGGTCAAACTCAACGCCACATCACACTGA
- a CDS encoding glycosyl hydrolase, giving the protein MSLTVGGSPFVRLEDVRTGSAELPDVGYEKLADGSIDSDELFGLFEKPANRYRPMVRWWWNGDRVTGEEVLRELDVMQAAGIGGVEINPIRFPAEADPMKTTALTWMSDEWVKVLEVALRGTRERGMTCDMIVGSGWPYGGEFLSREDQTQMVALGTKNLTGPGRVRLARAELLESVSHNLVSSYKDSQKELFGLRLVPSQVGAVTAGVAVDDQLHKEFIELDLPAGEHVLYFLVKVTGFMGVINGAPGATGPVLNHYSGKAVERYLDRLSTRLTAKIGPLGEHFRAFFTDSIELEGANWCDDMFPEFRRRRGYDLSPWLPFVLFKVGEMGNAVSEQYGASFSPKFKAKTALVRYDFETTKHELFQERFVGTFVSWCTRHGVKSRMQAYGMDCDPITAGMMLDIPECETWIRSEKIEEFGSGDYRRGRSYTMINKFVSSAAHLAGKQLISCEEMTNTDDPFHASLERIKVAGDQSMLSGVTQSVLHGFNYSPPNAAFPGWVRYGTYFSERNTWWPYFKLWANYKARLSALFQNAVMQAEIAILPPMADIASQYGYQRDPFPKTVEPHYLYKLWEVVHQNGSGCDYLNEDVIQRSNVKQGRLAFGERSYKAILLVDVESIDPKTLKVLKDFVQSGGTLVFLDKTPNRAPGLLHNDAASLGIRSDVEQLRYRYPTHTPLVSVREEDMVGWYREIQKQYALAPAVLIDKPKDFVSQLYYRSGNRDIFFFSNYGPAEVHTFEATFALKGKTAWLWNAESGTRELYATAQSHNILNITLGPSESKLLVFEPSSSVIDATGSAIPLQRLSSSSLVSNVERVVSGPWTITFEHVNGRNITKVYQELPDFLQRDDLKSFAGTVVYRTSFRVESSDRSLVLDLGHLLHSVSQVEVNDHPMGTQWYGNQSYDITAAVIPGVNQLMIRVVTTLGNYMKTLTDNKAAQSWTENTPFYAMGLTMPVRLRTP; this is encoded by the coding sequence ATGTCGCTGACGGTGGGTGGATCGCCGTTCGTTCGCCTGGAAGATGTTCGAACAGGCTCTGCAGAACTGCCAGATGTTGGCTATGAGAAGTTAGCCGATGGCTCTATAGATTCGGATGAGCTTTTTGGACTCTTTGAAAAGCCAGCTAATCGATATCGACCTATGGTTCGCTGGTGGTGGAATGGTGACCGGGTTACTGGCGAGGAGGTGCTGCGAGAGCTTGATGTGATGCAAGCGGCGGGTATCGGTGGCGTTGAGATCAACCCGATCCGGTTTCCTGCTGAAGCTGATCCGATGAAGACGACGGCGCTGACGTGGATGAGCGACGAATGGGTCAAGGTTCTGGAGGTAGCGCTGCGCGGCACCAGGGAGCGCGGCATGACCTGCGACATGATCGTCGGCTCTGGCTGGCCTTATGGTGGCGAGTTTCTATCGCGCGAGGATCAGACGCAGATGGTTGCGCTTGGCACCAAGAACCTAACTGGGCCGGGGCGGGTTCGGCTTGCGCGTGCAGAACTGCTGGAGAGTGTAAGCCACAACCTGGTGTCGTCGTACAAGGATAGTCAAAAGGAATTGTTCGGCCTGCGCCTTGTACCTTCGCAGGTGGGCGCAGTGACTGCAGGTGTTGCCGTGGACGATCAACTTCACAAGGAGTTCATCGAACTTGATCTTCCAGCCGGGGAACACGTCCTCTACTTTCTTGTGAAGGTCACCGGCTTCATGGGTGTCATCAATGGAGCACCTGGTGCGACGGGACCAGTGTTGAACCACTATAGCGGTAAGGCAGTGGAACGATATCTTGACAGACTTTCGACGCGGCTTACCGCGAAGATCGGTCCGCTGGGTGAACACTTCAGGGCCTTCTTTACGGACAGCATCGAGTTGGAAGGGGCGAACTGGTGTGACGATATGTTTCCCGAGTTTCGTCGGCGGAGAGGATATGATCTTTCGCCATGGCTGCCGTTTGTGCTGTTCAAGGTCGGCGAGATGGGCAATGCAGTCTCCGAACAATATGGCGCATCGTTCTCCCCTAAATTCAAGGCGAAGACTGCTCTTGTCCGCTATGACTTTGAAACTACCAAGCACGAACTTTTTCAGGAAAGATTTGTTGGTACGTTTGTCAGTTGGTGCACGAGACATGGGGTGAAGTCCAGGATGCAGGCTTATGGTATGGATTGCGATCCGATCACGGCCGGGATGATGCTGGATATTCCAGAGTGTGAGACGTGGATCCGTTCCGAGAAGATTGAGGAGTTTGGAAGTGGCGACTATCGGCGGGGTCGTAGCTACACCATGATTAATAAATTTGTGTCCTCTGCGGCACACCTTGCGGGAAAACAATTAATTAGCTGCGAGGAAATGACTAACACCGACGATCCATTTCATGCTTCCCTGGAACGGATCAAGGTTGCAGGGGATCAGAGCATGCTGTCGGGAGTAACACAGTCTGTGTTGCATGGCTTCAACTACAGTCCGCCAAACGCTGCATTTCCAGGTTGGGTCCGCTATGGTACGTACTTCAGTGAGCGAAATACGTGGTGGCCTTATTTCAAGCTTTGGGCGAACTATAAAGCGCGTCTGTCGGCACTCTTCCAAAATGCTGTGATGCAAGCGGAAATCGCGATCCTTCCACCTATGGCCGACATCGCTTCGCAATATGGGTATCAACGTGACCCTTTTCCAAAGACGGTCGAGCCACACTACCTCTACAAACTCTGGGAGGTTGTTCACCAAAATGGAAGTGGATGCGACTACCTGAATGAAGACGTTATTCAGCGTTCCAATGTAAAGCAGGGAAGGCTTGCATTCGGAGAACGATCGTACAAGGCGATTTTGCTGGTGGATGTTGAATCAATTGATCCTAAGACCCTGAAGGTCCTGAAGGATTTCGTTCAGTCGGGGGGAACACTTGTATTTCTTGATAAGACTCCGAATCGTGCTCCGGGGCTTCTACATAACGATGCGGCCAGTCTTGGCATTCGTAGTGATGTTGAACAGTTGCGATATCGTTATCCAACGCACACTCCTTTGGTCTCAGTCCGCGAAGAAGACATGGTTGGCTGGTATCGGGAAATTCAAAAGCAGTATGCTCTTGCACCCGCTGTGCTTATCGACAAGCCTAAGGACTTTGTGAGCCAGTTGTACTACCGAAGTGGAAACCGAGATATCTTCTTTTTCAGCAACTACGGGCCGGCGGAGGTTCATACGTTCGAGGCTACGTTTGCTCTTAAGGGAAAAACGGCCTGGTTGTGGAATGCGGAGTCCGGCACGCGTGAGCTTTATGCGACAGCGCAATCTCATAACATTCTTAATATCACCTTAGGTCCTTCGGAATCCAAACTGCTCGTTTTTGAACCTTCCTCGTCGGTAATTGATGCTACTGGTTCGGCCATCCCATTACAACGCCTGTCTTCGAGTTCGCTCGTCTCCAACGTGGAGCGGGTTGTAAGTGGTCCGTGGACTATTACGTTCGAACATGTAAACGGCAGAAACATTACGAAGGTCTATCAGGAGCTGCCGGACTTTCTTCAGCGAGATGACCTGAAGTCGTTTGCCGGCACTGTAGTCTACAGGACCTCTTTTCGTGTCGAGAGTTCCGATCGCAGCCTTGTGCTGGACCTCGGGCACCTTCTTCATAGTGTCTCGCAAGTGGAAGTTAATGATCATCCGATGGGCACGCAATGGTATGGGAACCAAAGCTATGACATCACAGCGGCGGTGATACCGGGAGTGAACCAACTGATGATTAGAGTAGTGACCACTTTGGGAAATTATATGAAGACACTGACGGATAACAAGGCAGCGCAAAGCTGGACTGAAAACACGCCCTTCTACGCTATGGGACTTACCATGCCTGTTCGATTGAGGACACCGTAG